A genomic segment from Gavia stellata isolate bGavSte3 chromosome 6, bGavSte3.hap2, whole genome shotgun sequence encodes:
- the LOC104254686 gene encoding probable G-protein coupled receptor 141, with protein sequence MLNSSITQQNHSSNETLLDTSERLHTILIVLYIIDLAGGTLGVIMMSHQLFQRRSQSVMTIIIISLLVLHTFMLLSIPFRLSYYILQEWKFGTFACKLASAIIYLHMYITFTFYVAIIVIRLFRLEFRKCYTTTWVAAVWLVGALVITPVLLSYYGTSKTYHSSKCFQFHKEIQEAPMVIVNYCLVGILVAVCAVLTIIQLSVMCRLAVKYWPDISSHVEFRAQAKSFFFILVTLVCFMPHHVFRVYYIQNCHQDKDHKLLPYNEIFLALTAMCCLDMLCFIAGIAH encoded by the coding sequence ATGCTTAACAGCAGCATAACCCAGCAGAACCATTCCTCCAATGAGACACTGCTGGACACTTCAGAGAGGCTCCACACCATTCTCATAGTCCTGTACATCATCGACCTGGCTGGAGGCACCCTCGGCGTCATCATGATGTCCCATCAGTTGTTTCAAAGGAGATCACAGTCTGTGATGACCATTATCATCATCAGCCTCCTGGTGCTGCACACCTTTATGCTACTCAGCATCCCCTTCCGCCTCAGCTATTACATTTTACAGGAATGGAAATTTGGGACGTTCGCCTGCAAGCTAGCAAGCGCCATCATCTACCTCCACATGTACATCACCTTCACTTTTTACGTGGCTATCATCGTAATACGCCTCTTCCGACTCGAGTTTAGGAAGTGCTACACTACAACCTGGGTGGCTGCTGTCTGGCTGGTGGGAGCGCTGGTGATCACACCCGTTCTTCTCTCATACTATGGCACCTCTAAGACATACCACTCCTCTAAATGCTTTCAGTTCCACAAGGAAATACAAGAGGCACCCATGGTGATCGTAAACTACTGCTTGGTTGGGATTTTGGTGGCAGTTTGTGCTGTGCTCACCATAATCCAGTTGTCTGTGATGTGTAGATTGGCTGTGAAATACTGGCCTGACATCAGCTCCCATGTGGAATTTAGGGCTCAGGCAAAGagtttcttcttcatcttgGTAACATTAGTGTGCTTTATGCCTCATCACGTATTCAGAGTATATTACATCCAAAACTGCCACCAGGATAAAGACCATAAACTACTCCCATACAACGAAATTTTTTTAGCTTTAACAGCAATGTGCTGTTTGGATATGTTATGCTTCATAGCAGGAATAGCCCACTGA